One Aquarana catesbeiana isolate 2022-GZ linkage group LG04, ASM4218655v1, whole genome shotgun sequence genomic region harbors:
- the LOC141141326 gene encoding 3-galactosyl-N-acetylglucosaminide 4-alpha-L-fucosyltransferase FUT3-like — protein sequence MDFLKQYSKLTLVYFGMLLLGTICYVAFAYYRIERQLVTNVEIQHRPKVTSDFVTEFSVTSNRLTVTKPPTETLETSNRSLLTILLWTWPLGFQFPLNRCPRNENSGCFYTMNRNAYSIADAVVVSHRDVYKSEKLLPPEPRPSDQYWIWFSMESPTNCPNLKLLDDKINLTMSYRLDSDIYVPSGGLEKVDGKENFTIPQKSKLVAWAVSNWNTEYRRTQYYEELKKYVPIDVYGKYGLPLPRNETLQTLARYKFYLAFENSLHEDYITEKFWKNSLLAGSVPIVMGPPRKNYERFIPPSAFIHVDDFSSPKLLAEYLLGLDKDEKRYQQYFSWRLRYRPTLSKTGFLLAYCKICSALKAAPPYRTIPSIVEWFK from the coding sequence ATGGATTTCCTAAAACAATACTCAAAATTGACTTTGGTCTACTTTGGCATGTTATTACTGGGAACCATTTGCTATGTTGCATTTGCCTATTATCGTATAGAAAGACAATTGGTCACAAATGTTGAAATCCAACACAGGCCAAAGGTGACATCAGACTTTGTGACAGAGTTCTCAGTGACATCAAACCGATTGACTGTGACAAAGCCACCAACTGAGACATTGGAGACCTCCAATAGGTCTCTGCTGACCATCTTACTTTGGACGTGGCCATTAGGTTTTCAGTTTCCTCTAAATAGGTGTCCAAGAAATGAAAACTCTGGTTGTTTCTACACCATGAACCGAAATGCATACTCCATAGCAGATGCTGTTGTTGTTAGTCACCGGGATGTATATAAGTCAGAAAAGCTTTTACCTCCAGAGCCAAGACCATCCGACCAATACTGGATCTGGTTTAGCATGGAGTCTCCAACCAACTGCCCAAATTTAAAGCTCCTGGATGACAAAATCAACCTCACAATGTCCTACCGACTTGATTCAGATATATATGTTCCAAGTGGAGGGCTAGAAAAAGTTGATGGAAAAGAAAATTTTACAATCCCCCAAAAATCAAAGTTGGTGGCCTGGGCGGTGAGCAACTGGAATACAGAGTACAGGAGAACCCAATATTATGAGGAGTTAAAGAAATACGTTCCAATTGATGTCTATGGAAAATATGGCTTGCCTCTTCCGCGGAATGAGACTTTGCAAACACTGGCCAGATATAAGTTCTACCTTGCCTTTGAGAATTCCTTACATGAGGATTACATCACGGAAAAGTTCTGGAAAAATTCACTGCTGGCAGGAAGTGTGCCCATCGTCATGGGTCCTCCACGTAAAAATTATGAGCGCTTCATTCCACCCAGCGCTTTTATTCATGTTGACGACTTTTCATCTCCCAAATTACTGGCTGAATATCTTCTGGGTTTGGATAAAGATGAGAAGAGATACCAACAGTATTTTAGTTGGAGGCTCAGATATCGGCCAACGCTATCCAAAACCGGTTTTCTACTTGCATACTGCAAAATATGTAGCGCGTTGAAAGCGGCTCCTCCTTATAGGACAATACCAAGTATTGTCGAATGGTTCAAGTAA